A genomic segment from Arcobacter acticola encodes:
- the hemB gene encoding porphobilinogen synthase, giving the protein MFKRFRRLRINETLRNLVQETTITADDFIYPLFVREGSGIKTEVSSMPGVYQMSIDEILKECEYLVSINLKSIILFAIPDVKDSVGSECLCNESIISRTIKAIKEKFPQMFIVTDLCFCEYTDHGHCGILDPKTQTVDNDKTLEISAQQAIVHARAGADMIAPSGMMDGIISTLRNALDENGFKNLPIMAYSTKFASGYYGPFRDVAESTPSFGDRRTYQMNPANRLEAIEESLEDEKEGADILMVKPALAFLDVIRDIRNASNLPLCVYNVSGEYAMLKHAGLAGLIDYERVMMETMIAFKRAGANIIISYHAKEVCELLRKQN; this is encoded by the coding sequence ATGTTTAAACGATTTAGAAGACTAAGAATAAATGAAACTTTAAGAAATTTAGTTCAAGAAACTACAATTACTGCTGATGATTTCATATATCCATTATTTGTAAGAGAAGGAAGTGGTATAAAAACTGAAGTTTCTTCAATGCCAGGTGTTTATCAAATGAGTATTGATGAAATATTAAAAGAGTGTGAATATCTTGTAAGCATTAATTTAAAATCAATCATATTATTTGCCATTCCAGATGTTAAAGATTCAGTTGGTAGTGAATGTTTATGTAATGAGAGTATTATTTCAAGAACAATAAAAGCTATTAAAGAAAAATTCCCACAAATGTTTATTGTAACTGATTTATGTTTTTGTGAATATACAGATCATGGTCATTGTGGAATACTTGATCCTAAAACTCAAACAGTTGATAATGATAAAACTTTAGAAATTTCAGCTCAACAAGCAATCGTTCATGCTCGTGCTGGAGCTGATATGATTGCACCTTCTGGAATGATGGATGGAATTATATCAACACTTAGAAATGCTTTAGATGAAAATGGATTTAAAAACCTACCAATAATGGCATATTCTACAAAATTTGCAAGTGGATATTATGGACCATTTAGAGATGTTGCAGAATCTACTCCATCTTTTGGAGATAGAAGAACATATCAAATGAATCCTGCAAATAGACTAGAAGCCATTGAAGAATCATTAGAAGATGAAAAAGAAGGGGCAGATATACTTATGGTTAAACCTGCTCTTGCATTTTTAGATGTAATTAGAGACATTAGAAATGCTTCAAATCTTCCTTTATGTGTTTACAATGTAAGTGGAGAGTATGCAATGCTAAAACACGCTGGACTTGCAGGATTAATTGATTATGAAAGAGTTATGATGGAAACTATGATTGCTTTTAAAAGAGCAGGAGCTAATATAATTATCTCTTACCATGCAAAAGAAGTTTGTGAATTATTAAGAAAACAAAACTAA
- the ribA gene encoding GTP cyclohydrolase II, which translates to MNIIQSNIANLPTKYGKFKIKAYKDANQEHLAIMSENFETLDAPYVRIHSECLTGDTLGSLKCDCQNQLDLSLKFIAEHGGLVIYHRQEGRNIGLLNKVNAYALQDQGRNTIQANLELGFGEDDRDYSIVGYIFNDLGVKKLKLITNNPKKIQYVESLGVEIVERIPAITKSNKYNEAYLFTKKEHMGHML; encoded by the coding sequence ATGAATATAATACAATCAAATATAGCTAATTTACCAACAAAATACGGAAAATTTAAAATAAAAGCTTACAAAGACGCAAATCAAGAGCATTTAGCAATTATGAGTGAGAATTTTGAAACTCTTGATGCACCTTATGTAAGAATACACTCAGAATGCCTAACAGGGGATACACTTGGAAGTTTAAAGTGTGATTGCCAAAATCAATTAGATTTATCACTAAAATTTATTGCTGAACATGGCGGTTTAGTAATTTACCATAGACAAGAAGGAAGAAACATAGGTTTACTTAACAAAGTTAATGCCTATGCACTTCAAGACCAAGGAAGAAATACTATTCAAGCAAATTTAGAATTAGGTTTTGGTGAAGATGATAGGGATTACAGTATAGTTGGATATATTTTTAATGACTTAGGTGTAAAAAAGTTAAAACTTATTACAAATAATCCTAAAAAAATACAATATGTTGAATCTTTAGGAGTTGAAATAGTTGAACGAATTCCTGCAATTACAAAATCAAATAAATATAATGAAGCTTATTTATTTACAAAAAAAGAACATATGGGACACATGCTTTAA
- the rsmG gene encoding 16S rRNA (guanine(527)-N(7))-methyltransferase RsmG, with product MALKQLLEEHNLQFDDKFYADCNVFIRLLQQWGKVHNLSGKLSREDIEENILDSIYPLSFIDKYESFADIGTGAGYPGLILAIAQRDVKSYLIEPRIKRVSFLNFVKASLKLDNLTVLCNRVEEVKDLQVDLITSRAVTNTSLLLDITTNIKKDNSSYLFYKGSMLDEELEVAKVNDYKIVNRKDRNYLYIKGE from the coding sequence ATGGCTTTAAAACAACTCTTAGAAGAACATAATCTTCAATTTGATGATAAGTTTTATGCAGATTGCAATGTCTTTATAAGACTGTTACAACAATGGGGGAAAGTTCACAATCTTAGTGGAAAACTTTCAAGAGAAGATATTGAAGAAAATATTTTAGATTCTATTTATCCTTTATCATTTATAGATAAATATGAAAGTTTTGCAGATATTGGAACAGGGGCAGGTTATCCAGGTCTTATTTTAGCAATTGCTCAAAGAGATGTAAAATCATATCTAATAGAGCCAAGAATTAAAAGAGTTTCTTTTTTAAATTTTGTGAAAGCTAGTTTAAAACTTGATAACTTAACGGTACTTTGTAATAGAGTAGAAGAGGTTAAAGATTTACAAGTTGATTTAATTACCTCAAGAGCTGTTACAAATACTTCTTTACTTTTAGATATAACTACAAATATAAAAAAAGATAATAGCTCATATTTATTTTATAAGGGTAGTATGTTGGATGAAGAGTTAGAAGTAGCAAAAGTTAATGATTATAAAATAGTAAATAGAAAAGATAGAAATTATCTTTATATAAAAGGGGAATAA
- a CDS encoding PP0621 family protein: MLLKIIAIFVVLFLVYILFFKKNREKDIKNKKNEIIEDEMVECPTCKIFISQKEAILSNGKFYCSKDCLLNK, translated from the coding sequence ATGCTTTTAAAAATAATAGCTATATTTGTAGTTCTTTTTTTAGTTTATATTCTTTTTTTCAAAAAGAATAGAGAAAAAGATATTAAAAATAAGAAAAATGAAATTATAGAAGATGAAATGGTTGAATGTCCAACTTGTAAAATTTTCATATCTCAAAAAGAAGCAATTTTAAGCAATGGAAAGTTTTATTGTTCAAAAGATTGTTTGTTAAATAAGTAA
- the glyS gene encoding glycine--tRNA ligase subunit beta, with protein sequence MNKPLLIEIGVEELPAIPFLNELPNIEKKWSDILEKNRLLCDFDFFYTPRRLVLWHREFQVSQEDSLIEQFGAPVKIAYRDGEPTGAALGFAKKCGVDISEIGKMDQGKGEVLYFKQEVKGSLSSTLLNNMVNEFIASLNFGKSMRWASRTDSFIRPIRSLSIILGEEIVDAELFGVKSSNFSFAHRMVSYEPFTYSFAGDYFCKLDKNGVILYPDERREKILSQMKDIEQRHNVKIDIDKELLEEVVAITEYPTALIGQFDIEFLELPEEVIVTSMKEHQRYFAVYKDGNLTNNFIVVSNSKTEDFGYIISGNEKVLRPRLADAMFFYKNDIKKGLSNEGLKKLVFVEGLGSMYEKCEREAKIASYLADIFKVEEKELLQKSVMLSKADLMSEMVYEFTELQGLMGYYYAKIANEDELVYTALKEQYLPDGEDSELPSNVFSSIVALSYKLDNLMGLFSVGKIPTGSKDPFGLRRAAAGIVKIAMEHKLAIDLAKIIDALSANYKNLDKKALIEFFNERLFKIFEVNPTVIKAVLASGETDVYKVSQKLCALNPIVQSDNFKEYVATFKRVANIIKDIDTSKELAIDDKLFENKEETELFTKYNEVSSRTYASYEEELEALFSLKTQLDNFFENVFVNHENEAIKTNRKNLIGLVYQGFKNIADIKEITI encoded by the coding sequence ATGAATAAACCATTATTAATTGAAATTGGTGTTGAAGAATTACCAGCAATTCCATTTTTAAATGAATTGCCAAACATTGAAAAAAAATGGAGTGATATTTTAGAAAAAAATAGACTTTTATGTGATTTTGATTTCTTTTATACACCAAGAAGATTAGTATTATGGCATAGAGAGTTCCAAGTATCTCAAGAAGATTCTTTAATTGAACAATTCGGAGCTCCTGTTAAAATAGCTTATAGAGATGGAGAGCCTACAGGTGCTGCTTTAGGTTTTGCTAAAAAATGTGGAGTTGATATTTCAGAAATTGGGAAAATGGACCAAGGTAAAGGCGAAGTTTTATATTTTAAACAAGAAGTAAAAGGTAGTTTATCTTCTACTTTATTAAATAATATGGTAAATGAATTCATAGCTTCTTTAAACTTTGGAAAATCTATGAGATGGGCAAGTAGAACTGATAGTTTTATTAGACCAATTAGATCTTTATCTATTATTTTAGGGGAAGAAATAGTTGATGCTGAACTATTTGGAGTAAAATCATCTAACTTCTCATTTGCTCATAGAATGGTTTCTTATGAGCCATTTACTTACTCTTTTGCAGGGGATTACTTCTGTAAGCTTGATAAAAATGGTGTTATTTTATATCCAGATGAAAGAAGAGAAAAAATTCTTTCTCAAATGAAAGATATAGAACAAAGACACAATGTAAAAATTGATATTGATAAAGAATTACTAGAAGAGGTTGTTGCAATCACAGAATATCCAACAGCTTTAATTGGTCAATTTGATATTGAGTTTTTAGAATTACCAGAAGAGGTAATTGTAACATCTATGAAAGAACACCAAAGATATTTTGCTGTTTATAAAGATGGAAACTTAACAAATAATTTCATTGTTGTTTCAAATTCAAAAACAGAAGATTTTGGATACATAATTTCAGGAAATGAAAAAGTATTAAGACCAAGACTTGCTGATGCAATGTTTTTCTATAAAAATGATATTAAAAAAGGCTTATCAAATGAAGGTCTCAAAAAACTAGTATTTGTTGAAGGTCTTGGATCTATGTATGAAAAATGCGAAAGAGAAGCAAAAATTGCATCTTATTTAGCAGATATTTTTAAAGTTGAAGAAAAAGAGTTATTACAAAAATCTGTAATGCTTTCAAAAGCTGATTTAATGTCTGAAATGGTTTATGAGTTCACAGAACTTCAAGGACTAATGGGATATTACTATGCAAAAATAGCAAATGAAGATGAGTTAGTTTATACAGCACTTAAAGAGCAGTATTTACCAGATGGTGAAGACTCTGAGCTTCCATCAAATGTGTTCTCTTCAATTGTTGCATTATCTTATAAATTAGATAATTTAATGGGATTATTCAGTGTTGGCAAAATTCCAACAGGTTCTAAAGATCCATTTGGACTTAGAAGAGCAGCAGCTGGAATTGTAAAAATTGCAATGGAACATAAATTAGCAATTGATTTAGCAAAAATTATTGATGCATTAAGTGCAAACTATAAAAACTTGGATAAAAAAGCTTTAATTGAGTTTTTTAATGAAAGATTATTTAAAATATTTGAGGTAAATCCAACTGTAATAAAAGCTGTATTAGCAAGTGGTGAAACAGATGTTTATAAAGTTTCTCAAAAACTTTGTGCATTAAATCCAATAGTTCAAAGTGATAACTTTAAAGAGTATGTTGCAACATTCAAAAGAGTTGCAAATATTATAAAAGATATTGATACTTCAAAAGAGTTAGCTATTGATGATAAACTATTTGAAAATAAAGAAGAAACAGAACTATTTACAAAATACAATGAAGTATCTTCAAGAACATATGCAAGTTATGAAGAGGAATTAGAAGCTTTATTTTCTTTAAAAACTCAATTAGATAACTTCTTTGAAAATGTATTTGTAAATCATGAAAATGAAGCAATAAAAACAAATAGAAAAAATCTAATTGGACTTGTTTACCAAGGATTTAAAAACATAGCAGATATTAAAGAAATTACTATTTAA
- a CDS encoding NAD-dependent epimerase/dehydratase family protein, whose protein sequence is MKYKNILITGGAGFIGSNLSLKLIEKAYNITVLDNLSPQIHSENSPLYNSIKDKVRFIKGTVLSYDDWKNALENIDVVVHLAAETGTGQSMYEIEKYTDVNIKGTSIFLDILANEKHSVKKMIIASSRAIYGEGKYECSSCGIVYPNERKDEDMAKSDFAVKCPDCGIDVKLLATDENSKIHPSSIYGITKQVQEQMFMVMGKTLNIPAVAFRYQNVYGAGQSLSNPYTGILSIFSTRIKNGNDINIFEDGKESRDFVYIDDVVDATILGIEKDEANYEVFNVGLGLAIDVNTVANTLVKEYKSNSKILISGNYRLGDIKDNYADLTKIHSKLAFTPKVSFEEGIQRFTKWVNAQEVVVDMYEKSITEMKEKGLYK, encoded by the coding sequence ATGAAATATAAAAATATACTAATAACAGGTGGAGCTGGATTTATAGGTTCTAATCTTAGTTTAAAGCTTATTGAAAAAGCTTATAATATTACTGTTTTAGATAACCTTTCTCCTCAAATACATTCTGAAAACTCACCACTTTATAACTCTATTAAAGATAAAGTGAGATTTATAAAAGGAACTGTTCTTTCTTATGATGATTGGAAAAATGCCTTAGAAAATATAGATGTTGTTGTTCATCTTGCTGCTGAAACTGGAACTGGGCAATCTATGTATGAAATAGAAAAATATACAGATGTTAATATCAAAGGTACTTCAATTTTCTTAGATATTTTAGCAAATGAAAAACATAGTGTTAAAAAAATGATAATTGCTTCATCAAGGGCAATATATGGTGAGGGAAAATATGAATGTTCATCTTGTGGAATTGTTTATCCAAATGAAAGAAAAGATGAAGATATGGCAAAAAGTGATTTTGCTGTAAAATGTCCAGATTGTGGAATAGATGTAAAACTTCTAGCTACAGATGAAAATAGTAAAATTCATCCAAGTTCAATTTATGGTATCACTAAACAAGTACAAGAACAAATGTTTATGGTTATGGGAAAAACATTAAATATTCCAGCGGTTGCATTTAGATACCAAAATGTTTATGGAGCAGGGCAGTCATTAAGTAATCCATATACAGGAATACTTTCTATTTTCTCAACTCGTATAAAAAATGGAAATGATATAAATATTTTTGAAGATGGAAAAGAGAGCCGTGATTTTGTTTATATTGATGATGTGGTAGATGCTACAATTTTAGGAATTGAAAAAGATGAAGCAAATTATGAAGTATTTAATGTAGGTCTAGGACTGGCTATTGATGTAAATACTGTAGCAAATACACTTGTAAAAGAGTATAAAAGTAATTCTAAAATCTTAATTTCTGGTAATTATAGATTAGGTGATATAAAAGACAATTATGCTGATTTAACAAAAATCCATTCAAAACTTGCCTTTACACCAAAAGTTAGCTTTGAAGAGGGAATTCAACGATTTACAAAATGGGTAAATGCTCAAGAAGTAGTTGTTGATATGTATGAAAAAAGTATTACGGAAATGAAAGAAAAAGGCTTATATAAATAA
- a CDS encoding winged helix-turn-helix transcriptional regulator: MYKINEKEYDCSVAVTVDIFNDKWKLSIIWHLLDNEKRFKDLNEEIPEITQKTLTVKLKELEQKNIIHREVFAVVPPKVVYSLTPAGERLRPVFKEMFNWGISYVKEHGKITSDHKCCEVQISKKIGIS, from the coding sequence ATGTATAAAATAAATGAAAAAGAGTATGATTGTTCAGTTGCAGTTACCGTTGATATTTTTAATGATAAGTGGAAACTATCTATTATATGGCACTTATTAGATAATGAGAAAAGATTTAAAGATTTAAATGAGGAAATTCCTGAGATAACTCAAAAAACATTAACTGTAAAATTAAAAGAATTAGAACAAAAAAACATTATACATAGGGAAGTTTTTGCAGTTGTTCCACCAAAAGTTGTTTATTCATTAACACCAGCAGGAGAAAGACTAAGACCTGTATTTAAAGAAATGTTTAACTGGGGAATATCTTACGTTAAAGAGCATGGAAAAATCACAAGTGACCATAAATGCTGTGAAGTACAAATATCTAAGAAGATTGGAATTTCTTAG
- a CDS encoding NAD(P)H-dependent oxidoreductase has translation MENKFLEAMKFRHATKEFDSTKKISDEDFDTVLEYGILSPSSFGFEPWKFLVVQNENLRTKLKEFSWGAQGTLPTASHFMIILARKEKGMKYDSTYIKHMMNDVKQFPADVQEIYSGFYEKFQKEDFKILENSRAMFDWSTKQTYIALANMMTGAAYMGIDSCPIEGFDADLTEAFLRDELDIDTQEYGAAVMVCFGYRKDAPKHEKVRQDINTVTSWYK, from the coding sequence ATGGAAAATAAATTTTTAGAAGCAATGAAATTCAGACATGCAACAAAAGAGTTTGATTCAACAAAAAAAATTAGTGATGAAGATTTTGATACTGTTTTAGAATATGGAATTTTAAGTCCTAGTTCATTTGGATTTGAACCTTGGAAATTTCTTGTTGTTCAAAATGAAAATTTAAGAACTAAACTAAAAGAGTTTTCTTGGGGAGCACAAGGAACACTTCCAACTGCTAGTCATTTTATGATTATATTAGCTAGAAAAGAGAAGGGTATGAAATATGATAGTACATATATAAAACATATGATGAATGATGTAAAACAATTTCCAGCTGATGTACAAGAAATATATTCTGGTTTTTATGAGAAGTTTCAAAAAGAAGATTTTAAAATTTTAGAAAATTCAAGAGCTATGTTTGATTGGTCTACTAAACAAACTTATATTGCATTGGCAAATATGATGACAGGTGCTGCATATATGGGAATAGACTCTTGTCCTATTGAAGGATTTGATGCAGATTTAACAGAAGCTTTTTTAAGAGATGAATTAGATATTGATACACAAGAATATGGTGCAGCTGTTATGGTTTGTTTTGGATACAGAAAAGATGCACCTAAACATGAAAAAGTTAGACAAGATATTAATACTGTTACATCTTGGTATAAGTAA
- a CDS encoding SDR family NAD(P)-dependent oxidoreductase yields the protein MQKTILITGSTDGIGFETAKTLLSLGHNVLIHGRNKEKLKRVEDTLNEFSKNIPVKTYCADLSNLEEVKTLAENISKNHKNIDVIINNAGIYKTTSPITKDGFDIRFVVNTIAPYFLTKLLLPLFNKDSRIINLSSAAQAKVDIDAIKGKVLLNHGEAYAQSKLALTMFTIVQAQELKNKVSSIISVNPASLLATKMVKEGYGIIGNDITIGSNILLAMSLDKKFENIKGEYYDNDNNKFALPHPFGQNIENCKIIVDTIEEILLAKFE from the coding sequence ATGCAAAAAACTATTTTAATAACTGGCTCAACAGATGGAATAGGTTTTGAAACAGCAAAAACTTTGCTGTCTTTAGGACATAATGTATTGATTCATGGAAGAAATAAAGAAAAACTAAAAAGAGTTGAAGATACTTTAAATGAGTTTTCAAAAAATATACCAGTTAAAACTTATTGTGCTGATTTATCAAATTTAGAAGAGGTAAAAACTTTAGCTGAAAATATAAGTAAAAATCATAAAAATATTGATGTAATTATTAATAATGCAGGTATTTATAAAACAACAAGTCCAATAACAAAAGATGGATTTGATATTAGATTTGTAGTAAATACAATAGCTCCATATTTCTTAACAAAATTATTACTACCCTTATTTAATAAAGACTCTAGAATAATTAATCTTTCTTCTGCTGCACAAGCAAAAGTTGATATTGATGCAATTAAGGGCAAAGTATTATTAAATCATGGGGAAGCTTATGCTCAAAGTAAACTAGCATTAACAATGTTTACTATTGTTCAAGCCCAAGAGCTAAAAAATAAAGTATCATCAATAATTTCAGTTAATCCAGCTTCATTATTAGCTACAAAAATGGTAAAAGAAGGCTATGGAATAATTGGAAATGATATAACAATAGGTTCAAATATTCTGCTTGCAATGTCCTTAGATAAGAAATTTGAAAATATCAAAGGTGAATACTACGATAATGATAACAATAAATTTGCATTACCACATCCTTTTGGCCAAAATATTGAAAATTGTAAAATAATCGTAGATACAATAGAAGAAATTCTATTAGCTAAATTTGAATAG
- a CDS encoding bifunctional 3,4-dihydroxy-2-butanone 4-phosphate synthase/GTP cyclohydrolase II, whose protein sequence is MNAIQRVQEAIKEIQKGNMVIMLDDEDRENEGDLVYAAPLSSAEKVNFMATHAKGLICVSVTKETANRLQLNPMVSSNTSSYETAFTVSVDAADASTGISAKERDDTIKILANPISNAIELVRPGHIFPLIAKDGGVLVRTGHTEGSIDLCKLAGLNGEAVICEIMKEDGTMARRDDLDIFAAKHNMKQVYISDLVEYRLSHEKLVEEISSIDKKFFSSDVKQKEFKDHLGNVHTAIVFGKIKEISAIKFHTITADINLFLNDEKLHSMLKTINFLQAKGGVLIFLNDEMRNKESQKDYGIGAQILNSLNIKQIKLMTSGGKHSFVGLQGFGLEIVEEIQIEC, encoded by the coding sequence ATGAATGCAATACAAAGAGTACAAGAAGCAATAAAAGAGATTCAAAAAGGTAACATGGTAATTATGTTAGATGATGAAGATAGAGAAAATGAAGGTGATTTAGTTTATGCAGCACCTTTGAGTAGTGCTGAAAAAGTTAACTTTATGGCTACTCACGCAAAAGGTTTAATTTGTGTATCAGTTACAAAAGAAACTGCGAACAGATTACAACTAAATCCAATGGTTAGTTCTAATACTTCATCTTATGAAACTGCATTTACAGTTTCAGTTGATGCAGCAGATGCAAGTACGGGAATTAGTGCAAAAGAACGAGATGATACAATCAAAATATTAGCTAATCCAATTTCAAATGCAATAGAACTAGTTCGACCAGGACATATATTTCCATTAATTGCAAAAGATGGTGGAGTATTAGTAAGAACAGGACATACAGAAGGAAGTATTGATTTATGTAAATTAGCTGGCCTTAATGGAGAAGCTGTTATTTGTGAAATCATGAAAGAAGATGGAACAATGGCTAGACGTGATGATTTAGATATCTTTGCAGCTAAACATAATATGAAACAAGTATATATTTCTGATTTAGTTGAATATAGATTATCTCATGAAAAACTTGTAGAAGAGATTTCAAGTATAGATAAAAAATTCTTTTCATCAGATGTTAAACAAAAAGAGTTTAAAGATCATTTAGGGAATGTACATACTGCAATTGTATTTGGGAAAATAAAAGAAATTAGTGCTATTAAATTTCATACAATTACAGCTGATATAAATTTATTTTTAAATGATGAAAAATTACATTCAATGTTAAAAACAATAAATTTCCTACAAGCTAAAGGTGGAGTTTTAATATTTTTAAATGATGAAATGAGAAATAAAGAATCACAAAAAGATTATGGAATAGGGGCTCAAATTCTAAATTCTTTAAATATAAAACAAATTAAACTAATGACAAGTGGAGGAAAACATTCCTTTGTTGGATTACAAGGATTTGGTTTAGAAATAGTAGAAGAAATTCAAATAGAGTGTTAA
- the pckA gene encoding phosphoenolpyruvate carboxykinase (ATP): MSEIKDSLGLENVGIIKRNGDVDSLMQDAVANEGAKISSTGALMIDTGIFTGRSPKDKFFVNQDPSNKYIAWGDINHKVSKEVYEDLLKTSKKQLSNKDIYVTDVYCGASLDSRKSVRFITEVAWQAHFIQNMFIMPETQEELDNFKPDFTIYNSCKTVDMAYASHGLHSEVYVIFNVEENIAIIGGTWYAGEMKKGVFSMMNYWLPLEGKLPMHCSANIGENGDTALFFGLSGTGKTTLSTDPKRALIGDDEHGWDDNGVFNFEGGCYAKVINLDESSEPEIFGAIKKGAILENVVADENGLVDYTDRSKTENTRVSYPLNHIENHTPDMKGGHPTNIIFLCADAFGVLPPVSKLDKQQAMYYFLSGYTAKVAGTERGINEPIATFSSCFGEAFLPLNPTVYAELLGRKIDKHNVNVYLVNTGWTGGPYGVGKRMSIKNTRACINGILDGSINNSEFETLPIFNLTIPKTLNGVDTEVLNPRNTWENKESYDETIKKLATMYISNFKKYLTLESEYDFTAAGPVL, encoded by the coding sequence ATGTCTGAAATTAAAGACTCATTAGGTTTAGAAAACGTTGGAATTATTAAGAGAAATGGAGATGTTGATTCATTAATGCAAGATGCTGTTGCAAATGAAGGTGCAAAAATATCTTCAACTGGTGCATTAATGATAGATACAGGTATTTTTACAGGAAGAAGTCCTAAAGATAAATTTTTTGTAAATCAAGACCCATCTAATAAGTATATTGCTTGGGGAGATATTAATCATAAAGTTTCAAAAGAAGTTTATGAAGATTTATTAAAGACTTCTAAAAAGCAATTAAGTAATAAAGATATATATGTAACTGATGTTTATTGTGGAGCTTCTTTAGATTCTAGAAAATCTGTAAGGTTTATAACTGAAGTTGCTTGGCAAGCGCATTTTATTCAAAATATGTTTATAATGCCTGAAACACAAGAAGAATTAGATAATTTTAAACCAGATTTTACGATTTATAACTCTTGTAAAACTGTTGATATGGCATATGCAAGTCATGGTTTACACTCAGAAGTTTATGTAATATTTAATGTTGAAGAAAATATAGCAATTATTGGTGGAACTTGGTATGCAGGTGAAATGAAAAAAGGTGTTTTCTCAATGATGAATTACTGGCTTCCATTAGAAGGTAAGTTACCTATGCATTGTTCTGCGAATATTGGTGAGAATGGTGATACAGCTTTATTTTTTGGACTTTCAGGAACAGGAAAAACTACACTTTCAACAGATCCAAAAAGAGCTTTAATTGGTGATGATGAGCATGGTTGGGATGACAATGGAGTATTTAACTTCGAAGGTGGTTGTTATGCTAAGGTAATTAATTTAGATGAAAGTTCTGAGCCTGAAATTTTTGGAGCTATTAAAAAAGGCGCTATATTAGAAAATGTAGTTGCTGATGAAAATGGACTGGTTGATTATACTGATAGATCAAAAACTGAAAATACAAGAGTTTCATACCCTTTAAATCATATTGAGAATCATACTCCTGATATGAAAGGTGGACACCCAACTAATATCATATTCTTATGTGCTGATGCATTTGGTGTATTACCTCCTGTATCAAAACTTGATAAACAACAAGCTATGTATTACTTTTTAAGTGGTTATACGGCAAAAGTTGCTGGAACTGAGAGAGGTATTAATGAGCCAATCGCTACTTTCTCTTCGTGTTTTGGAGAAGCATTTTTACCTTTAAACCCTACAGTTTATGCTGAATTATTAGGTAGAAAAATTGATAAACATAATGTTAATGTTTACCTAGTAAACACAGGTTGGACAGGTGGTCCGTACGGTGTTGGAAAAAGAATGAGTATTAAAAATACAAGAGCTTGTATTAATGGAATTTTAGATGGTTCTATTAATAATTCAGAATTTGAAACTTTACCTATATTTAATTTAACTATTCCAAAAACATTAAATGGTGTTGATACAGAAGTATTAAATCCAAGAAATACATGGGAAAATAAAGAGTCTTATGATGAAACTATTAAAAAATTAGCAACTATGTATATTTCTAACTTTAAAAAATACTTAACTTTAGAAAGTGAATATGATTTCACAGCTGCAGGACCAGTTTTATAA